The DNA window TTAACTGATAGCTTTTAGTTTATGTTTAATTTTATTTCTTTCGTTTCTTAGCTTTCTTGCCTTTCGCCAAACCTTTTTCTTTAACAACCGCCTGAGCAGCCGCAAGCCGGGCAATAGGAACCCTGAAAGGCGAGCAGGACACATAATCCATGCCGACCTTATGGCAGAATTCAACTGACCTGGGTTCACCGCCGTGTTCGCCGCAAATACCTATCTTCATTCCCGGCCTGGTCTTTCTTCCCCGCTCAATGCCAATCTGTATAAGTTCGCCGATGCCGTCCTGGTCTATTGTTTGGAACGGATCATCAGGAAGTATTCCCTTGCTTAAATAGTCAGGCAAGAAACCGCCGATATCATCGCGTGAAAAACCGAATCCCATCTGGGTCAGGTCGTTTGTTCCGAAAGAGAAAAATTCCGCAGTTTCGGCAAGTTCGTTTGCGACAAGAGCCGCTCTCGGTATTTCAATCATTGTACCGTAACTGTACGCCATTTTTTTGATGCCGACTTTATCGAGCACTTCTTTATATATTCTTTCAACTATTTTTTTCTGGTCTTCAAGTTCTTTTTTAGCGCACACAACGGGTATCATTATTTCAGGAACAACTTTTTTCCCTTCCTTAATGAGTTCCGCTGACGCTTCTAAAATCGCCCATATCTGCATCTCGGTAACTTCAGGATAAGTAATCCCAAGCCGCACCCCGCGATGGCCCATCATAGGATTATTTTCATGAAGCATATTGGCTCTTTTCTGGAACTCCTGAATTGATATCCCGAGCGAATTGCAAAGTTCTTTCTGCTGGGCTTCTTCACGAGGGACAAACTCGTGCAGCGGGGGATCCAAAAGCCTTATTGTTACAGGAAAACCGTCCATAGCTTCAAGAGTGCCTTTTATGTCGGATTTAACGAACGGATAAAGTTCAGATAAAGCTTTTTTACGCTCGTCCACATTTTTAGAGATAATCATTTTTCTGAGCAGAAACAGCGGCTTTTCCGAATTTTCGCCATAGAACATATGCTCCGTTCTGAAAAGCCCTATACCTTCTGCTCCGAACACACGCGCCTTTCTGGAATCTTCAGGAGTATCTGCATTAGTCCTGATTTTTAATCTTCTTATTGAATCACATATTTTAAGATAACTATTCAGTATTTCATTTTCTTCGGTAGCATCCATCATTTTCAGCTGGCCTATATAAACATTGCCTTTAGTGCCGTTAAGCGTGATCCATTCTCCTTCTCTCAAAGTCAAAGAATCCGCTTTCATAGTTTTTGTGATTGCATCAATATGAAGAGTTCCGCAGCCAACTATACAGCATTTTCCCCAGCCTCTTGCCACAAGCGCAGCATGAGAAGTCATACCGCCTCTGGCAGTAAGAATTGCCTGGGCCGCACGCATTCCCTCAACATCTTCAGGATTTGTTTCCTCCCTTACAAGTATCACTTTTTTACCCTGTTCAGCCCATTCAACGGCAGCTTCAGCCGAAAAAACAATCATTCCCGAAGCTCCTCCGGGGCCTGCCGGAAGGCCTTTTGCAATAGGATTATGTTCAAGCTCTGCTTTTGGGTCAATAACCGGATGAAGCAGTTCCTCCAACTGCGCAGGAGTAACTCTTGAAACTGCTTCCTCTTTTGAAATCAATCTTTCTTTGAGCATGTCCATCGCCATTCTTACCGCGGCCGGGCCGTTACGTTTTCCTATGCGGCATTGAAGCATGAACAGCCTTCCTTTTTCTATGGTAAATTCAATATCCTGCATGTCGCGATAATGTTTTTCAAGCCGTTTTTGAAAATTATAAAGTTCCTTATAAATTGCCGGCATGCCTTTTTCTAAAGTCAAAAGGTCTTTGTTGTGTTCGCTCTGAGAGTATTCATTAATGGGCGCCGGGGTCCTTATACCTGCAACCACGTCTTCGCCTTGAGCGTTTACAAGATACTCCCCGTAAAACTGGCCTTCGCCGTTTCCGGGATTTCTGGTAAATGCAACACCAGTAGCCGAATCGTCGCCCATGTTTCCGAATACCATTGTCTGTACAGTGACCGCAGTTCCCCATTGGTCAGGAATATTTTCAATTCTTCTGTACGAAATGGCCCGCTTGCCGTTCCATGATGCAAATACCGCGCCTA is part of the Elusimicrobiota bacterium genome and encodes:
- the ppdK gene encoding pyruvate, phosphate dikinase, with the translated sequence VYFFGGGKADGNESMKNLLGGKGANLAEMAGHKDLRLPVPPGFTLTTEVCTYYYAHKRTYPKTLNSEVMKAIKRIEILMKKKFGDVNDPLLVSVRSGARKSMPGMMETVLNVGLTEKTIPGLVKQSGNERFVYDAYRRLIMMYSDVVMEKAEGIEPEQDELGIRKQLEKIMSEMKRRKGVKLDTELNAEDLKTLCGQFKEKVKEVLKKSFPDDPYEQLWGGVGAVFASWNGKRAISYRRIENIPDQWGTAVTVQTMVFGNMGDDSATGVAFTRNPGNGEGQFYGEYLVNAQGEDVVAGIRTPAPINEYSQSEHNKDLLTLEKGMPAIYKELYNFQKRLEKHYRDMQDIEFTIEKGRLFMLQCRIGKRNGPAAVRMAMDMLKERLISKEEAVSRVTPAQLEELLHPVIDPKAELEHNPIAKGLPAGPGGASGMIVFSAEAAVEWAEQGKKVILVREETNPEDVEGMRAAQAILTARGGMTSHAALVARGWGKCCIVGCGTLHIDAITKTMKADSLTLREGEWITLNGTKGNVYIGQLKMMDATEENEILNSYLKICDSIRRLKIRTNADTPEDSRKARVFGAEGIGLFRTEHMFYGENSEKPLFLLRKMIISKNVDERKKALSELYPFVKSDIKGTLEAMDGFPVTIRLLDPPLHEFVPREEAQQKELCNSLGISIQEFQKRANMLHENNPMMGHRGVRLGITYPEVTEMQIWAILEASAELIKEGKKVVPEIMIPVVCAKKELEDQKKIVERIYKEVLDKVGIKKMAYSYGTMIEIPRAALVANELAETAEFFSFGTNDLTQMGFGFSRDDIGGFLPDYLSKGILPDDPFQTIDQDGIGELIQIGIERGRKTRPGMKIGICGEHGGEPRSVEFCHKVGMDYVSCSPFRVPIARLAAAQAVVKEKGLAKGKKAKKRKK